The Chryseobacterium oranimense genome contains the following window.
TTGATATTCGTCATTTCAGGAAGATTAGCAAGCACCAGCGGGACCCGGGACTGAATACAATCCAGAACTTTGTTCGGCAGTGAATAAAGGTAACTTTCGCCGCCGTTTTCTTCAATACTCATTCCCACATCGGCTGTTACCGTAATCTTTCTTAAATCATCCGGTTTTAATTTTCCTAAAAACTGAACTTTATGCTGAAGCTTTTCTTTACGTACAAGATCTTCATATTCTTTTTTTCTGGGTCCGTCGCCTGCTATTTTAAAAATCACTCCATCAAGATGGTGCATTGCCAGAATAGCCTTGTCGATCCCACGAAAAGGATTGATAGAACCTTGATACAAAAATATTTTAGGATTATTTTCAGGGATTTCCATTGCAAAATCAACCTTTTTCGGAGCATTCTGGATGACAACCGGATCAGTTCCGTATTTTTCCCGGAACCATTTTGCATAGCTTCCACTGGCCGTAATCATGAATTTAAGGTTGGGAATGACTTTCTTTTCAAGATACCGCCAGATTTTTTGTGACATTTTGCCCTGAATTGCAGGCATTTCTGAAAAAATTTCATGACTGTCAAAAACCAGCGGAATATTCAGCTTTTTGGCAATAAGATAACTGGGCAGCAATGCATCCAGATCATTGGCATGAAGGATAGTATTATGATCTGCTTTTTTCTTTAACT
Protein-coding sequences here:
- a CDS encoding glycosyltransferase encodes the protein MKKKVITSAFSNLYTDQRIEKVCRTLYEAGYQVELIGNDWKGAEPMERPYPFSRIHLDSKSLKTAYFEFNWKLYRQLKKKADHNTILHANDLDALLPSYLIAKKLNIPLVFDSHEIFSEMPAIQGKMSQKIWRYLEKKVIPNLKFMITASGSYAKWFREKYGTDPVVIQNAPKKVDFAMEIPENNPKIFLYQGSINPFRGIDKAILAMHHLDGVIFKIAGDGPRKKEYEDLVRKEKLQHKVQFLGKLKPDDLRKITVTADVGMSIEENGGESYLYSLPNKVLDCIQSRVPLVLANLPEMTNIKNRFDIGEIIKDHKPENIAAAVQKILDKGRKNYQAELEKAAQAFCWENEEIKLLKVFEKASE